In a single window of the Desulfovibrio mangrovi genome:
- a CDS encoding substrate-binding periplasmic protein, with the protein MKRCITLCVLVLSLCCFGTVRAEPLVLVAPEYPPQIVADPAAPFGVRGAAVEIVAEAMRRTGLPFEIRPLPWARGMHLVKDGSVDGIINVYWKPDRAEFLDFCSEELFHDRVSFFATDRTLRWDGDIRLLAGKSVGVVLGYSYGPIVDDALRRGLFSRVVEYYSVQELMNGLISGKVQLIPSDYDVAFTEAEKIGMSQMLNPLGLPVENVSSFLAFSRLRKLTAVRDRVDCSLREMHKDGTIASIIKRYFRKIDAGS; encoded by the coding sequence GTGAAACGTTGCATAACGCTATGCGTTCTCGTGTTGTCTCTCTGCTGTTTTGGAACAGTCAGGGCAGAACCTCTTGTTTTGGTTGCCCCGGAGTACCCGCCGCAGATTGTTGCAGATCCGGCTGCGCCTTTCGGGGTTCGCGGGGCGGCAGTGGAAATCGTGGCAGAAGCCATGCGCCGTACCGGACTGCCCTTTGAGATCAGGCCATTGCCCTGGGCCCGGGGAATGCATCTGGTTAAGGACGGGAGTGTGGATGGCATCATCAACGTCTACTGGAAACCGGACAGGGCAGAGTTTCTTGATTTCTGCAGTGAAGAGTTGTTTCACGACAGGGTCAGCTTTTTTGCCACTGACCGTACCTTGCGCTGGGACGGGGATATTCGCCTGCTTGCCGGCAAGAGCGTGGGCGTGGTGCTGGGATACAGTTACGGCCCCATTGTGGATGACGCGCTTCGCAGAGGCTTGTTTTCGAGAGTTGTTGAGTACTATAGCGTACAGGAACTCATGAATGGCTTGATATCCGGCAAGGTGCAGCTCATTCCCAGCGATTATGATGTGGCCTTTACGGAAGCCGAGAAAATCGGGATGTCGCAGATGCTGAATCCTCTTGGCTTGCCCGTGGAAAATGTTTCTTCGTTTCTGGCCTTTTCTCGGCTGCGTAAACTGACGGCTGTACGGGACAGGGTAGATTGTTCTCTGCGGGAAATGCATAAAGATGGCACTATCGCTTCAATAATTAAACGGTATTTCAGGAAGATTGATGCGGGATCATAA
- a CDS encoding substrate-binding periplasmic protein — MKRFLLLLALVQCFCVAVSASAEKLTFVLPEYPPHTYADSASPHGASGLAVEIVEAALDSMGVTYEFKVLPWARGLYMVEQGVVDGVFNLYLTPRREQFFDYCSEVLFNERIFLFSRAGTNIGWNGDFASLKGKRIGVALGFSYGPRVGVAMAAGELASIEFYSMMECVEALLSGKVDAVLSTYEVGYALGEAAGAPEGLVALDPMVESVPSYVAFSKMRKLKHVRDRLDSTLKAMRDRGEIDRMIADFYKRYATER, encoded by the coding sequence CTGCTGTTAGCTCTTGTGCAATGTTTTTGTGTTGCCGTTTCAGCCTCTGCGGAGAAGTTGACCTTTGTGTTGCCCGAATACCCGCCCCACACTTATGCGGATTCCGCAAGTCCCCATGGGGCGTCAGGGCTTGCAGTGGAAATTGTTGAAGCCGCTCTGGACAGTATGGGGGTAACCTACGAGTTCAAGGTGCTTCCTTGGGCCAGAGGGTTGTACATGGTCGAGCAGGGTGTTGTGGACGGCGTGTTCAATCTGTACCTTACGCCTCGCCGTGAACAGTTTTTTGATTACTGTTCCGAGGTTCTCTTCAACGAGCGTATCTTCCTGTTTTCCCGTGCAGGCACAAATATTGGGTGGAATGGTGATTTCGCAAGCCTCAAGGGAAAGCGCATCGGTGTGGCCCTTGGCTTCAGCTATGGTCCGCGCGTGGGCGTTGCCATGGCAGCTGGAGAGCTTGCCAGCATCGAGTTTTATTCGATGATGGAATGCGTGGAAGCGCTTCTCAGCGGCAAGGTCGATGCCGTTCTCAGTACCTACGAGGTTGGCTACGCTCTGGGGGAGGCCGCAGGCGCACCAGAAGGCCTTGTGGCACTTGACCCTATGGTGGAGAGTGTGCCTTCATATGTGGCTTTTTCGAAAATGCGGAAGCTGAAGCACGTTCGAGACAGGCTGGACAGTACCTTGAAGGCCATGCGTGACCGTGGAGAGATTGACCGGATGATAGCAGATTTTTACAAGCGTTACGCTACGGAACGTTAG